The Methanococcoides methylutens MM1 genome has a window encoding:
- a CDS encoding ABC transporter ATP-binding protein, with amino-acid sequence MEKVLEIQDLTKRYDDFTAVDNVSLDINEGDLIGLLGHNGAGKTTLFVMLTGLTIQTSGSIKVLGEDIGKNIMMLKENISFLPDNTLYYENLTAKENLEYFCDLADADRSKVPELLEIVGMSKWADKKVGEFSKGMVQRIGFAQALVKDPKVIFLDEPTSGLDPEARVEMNQLLKKLNDRGIAIVISSHVLSEIKDICSKIAIMRQGKLVAFDTIENLRRKEKKNVILLETKDPDITMEVLSSIDSIKFVREGNIFRITSEEDVRERISSELNSRGVIILSLRYETEDLFDIFEKYYQVD; translated from the coding sequence ATGGAAAAAGTACTTGAAATACAGGATCTGACAAAAAGATATGATGACTTTACAGCCGTTGATAATGTGTCCCTTGATATTAACGAAGGGGACCTTATAGGCCTCCTGGGCCACAACGGTGCAGGAAAGACAACCCTTTTTGTAATGCTCACGGGGCTTACAATACAAACATCAGGGAGCATAAAGGTACTCGGTGAGGATATCGGGAAGAACATAATGATGCTAAAGGAGAACATCAGCTTCCTCCCCGACAACACACTTTACTACGAGAACCTGACAGCAAAAGAGAATCTGGAGTATTTCTGCGATCTGGCAGATGCAGACCGTTCAAAGGTCCCGGAGCTTCTTGAGATCGTTGGGATGAGCAAGTGGGCAGATAAGAAAGTCGGTGAGTTTTCCAAGGGGATGGTTCAAAGGATAGGTTTTGCACAGGCTCTTGTAAAGGACCCTAAGGTAATATTCCTTGATGAACCAACATCAGGTCTCGATCCTGAAGCAAGGGTCGAGATGAACCAGCTTTTAAAGAAACTTAATGACAGGGGAATCGCGATAGTAATTTCTTCCCATGTGTTATCGGAGATCAAGGACATCTGCTCAAAGATAGCCATCATGAGACAGGGGAAGCTTGTTGCTTTTGATACGATTGAAAATCTCCGGAGAAAAGAAAAGAAAAACGTCATCCTGCTGGAAACAAAAGATCCCGATATCACAATGGAAGTTCTCAGTTCGATCGATTCTATCAAATTTGTCCGGGAGGGTAATATCTTCAGGATAACTTCTGAGGAGGATGTCAGGGAACGGATCAGCTCGGAACTGAACAGTAGAGGTGTTATAATTCTAAGCCTCAGGTATGAAACAGAGGATCTTTTCGATATCTTTGAAAAATATTATCAGGTGGATTAA
- a CDS encoding ABC transporter permease subunit yields the protein MNFNKIATIAKKEFFDSVKSRSFAIVFGIFMVMMLTSSISGVNDYNGRMDDYQNMIANIEGSTIFLSFPEPELISVLFENIIPNIAIMGAILSIMLGYNAISGEKERGNLKLLLSYPLYRDDVINGKFLGKISVLIMTLVITTIISLSVALIMGLVPKTDDIIKLMLFMFVSIAYLVTFLGISIFFSTVSKSETGSMLNSFMFWIISAMLVTSASGLIADAIVPGSQSNSVSFVIADGIDMSDFDDASAGSGMDNFVRYEQKWRVQNMIEAVISPSQNYKQVANAILGNSEDKFLLMGNNPTQDLSIFEILMGKMTNLVSMFLWAIGSLIATYYVFMRQDIR from the coding sequence ATGAACTTCAACAAAATAGCAACCATAGCAAAAAAAGAATTCTTTGACAGCGTGAAGAGCAGGTCTTTTGCCATAGTTTTTGGTATATTCATGGTAATGATGTTAACATCTTCAATTTCGGGTGTAAATGACTATAATGGTCGAATGGATGATTATCAGAATATGATTGCAAATATTGAAGGCAGTACTATATTTTTGTCTTTCCCGGAACCTGAGTTGATCTCGGTTCTGTTCGAAAACATCATCCCAAATATTGCAATAATGGGTGCGATACTCTCAATTATGCTTGGTTATAATGCAATTTCCGGTGAAAAAGAAAGGGGAAATCTGAAGTTGCTATTATCTTATCCACTGTACAGGGATGATGTCATAAACGGGAAGTTCCTTGGGAAAATATCAGTTCTGATAATGACCTTGGTGATCACCACTATTATATCGTTATCTGTTGCGCTGATCATGGGTCTGGTTCCTAAAACTGATGATATTATCAAATTGATGTTGTTCATGTTTGTCTCAATTGCTTATCTTGTAACATTCCTGGGAATAAGTATATTCTTCTCGACTGTTTCCAAAAGCGAGACCGGGTCCATGTTAAATTCATTCATGTTCTGGATAATCAGTGCAATGCTGGTAACTTCAGCTTCAGGATTGATTGCAGATGCTATTGTTCCGGGTTCACAGAGTAACAGTGTTAGCTTTGTTATAGCTGATGGTATTGATATGTCAGATTTTGATGATGCTTCTGCAGGTTCCGGCATGGATAATTTTGTCAGATATGAACAAAAATGGAGGGTCCAGAATATGATAGAAGCTGTGATATCACCCAGTCAGAACTATAAACAGGTGGCAAATGCTATTCTGGGCAATTCGGAGGATAAATTCTTACTCATGGGCAACAATCCGACACAAGACCTTTCGATCTTTGAGATTCTCATGGGCAAAATGACAAATCTGGTCAGCATGTTCCTCTGGGCAATTGGTTCTCTCATAGCGACTTACTATGTCTTTATGAGACAGGACATCAGGTGA
- a CDS encoding MarR family transcriptional regulator codes for MEKKDVFFAIILAVSLFSLSLLLFSQGMSDLSVSLKDGSTVGVEVPLMFPINSVFLMLIMASVATYCATMFTSDIFSSGKQNLPEAGEYLSDSIVSSESFNDTAPMPELHNSATDISLSVDPVSNVENPDDTEHKKDLVARVLDGDSRKLYRIIAEKEEILQSELVLESGFSKVKVSRILKKLEDKSLIERKPYGNTNKIKVSL; via the coding sequence ATGGAAAAGAAAGATGTATTTTTTGCGATAATCCTTGCAGTATCCCTGTTCTCATTATCATTGCTTCTTTTTTCACAGGGTATGTCAGATCTTTCTGTTTCCCTGAAGGACGGAAGTACTGTTGGAGTAGAGGTTCCTCTTATGTTCCCAATAAATTCGGTCTTCCTAATGCTTATTATGGCATCGGTTGCAACCTATTGTGCTACAATGTTCACCTCGGACATATTCAGTTCAGGTAAGCAGAATCTGCCTGAAGCGGGTGAGTATCTTTCTGATTCGATTGTCAGCTCCGAATCGTTTAATGATACTGCCCCAATGCCGGAATTGCATAATTCAGCCACTGACATATCATTATCTGTCGATCCGGTCAGTAATGTTGAGAACCCAGATGACACTGAACACAAAAAGGACCTTGTTGCAAGGGTTCTTGATGGTGATTCTCGAAAGCTGTACAGGATCATAGCTGAAAAAGAAGAGATCCTCCAGAGTGAACTGGTTCTGGAATCCGGATTTTCTAAAGTAAAGGTAAGTCGGATTCTTAAAAAGCTTGAAGATAAGTCACTGATCGAAAGAAAGCCTTATGGAAACACAAATAAGATCAAGGTTTCATTGTAA
- a CDS encoding endonuclease NucS domain-containing protein: MDTFRFYTREDTPAETIRQIVDSLENIRDSHQCNFEILAIEDLRDDEKDELIEAIRVISRKNAIGVVSKGRGSLPISRKKNLSNVGILIHSRDGKDISVHPNVKNNKLTTAVQYLNLILNSSSVEDALDSNYISEDDISRMITSLPELIEPGLIFKEIEVEVDGGRIDAVFIDEQGKHFLIEIEINARDNAIGQVQRFNLPYAEKYGVDPEDIRLGIVCASIDSSRMTACRGAGIEVYCLCLKKME, from the coding sequence ATGGATACTTTCAGGTTCTACACAAGGGAAGATACACCAGCAGAAACGATTCGGCAGATCGTTGACTCACTGGAGAACATCAGGGACAGTCACCAGTGCAACTTTGAGATACTGGCCATAGAGGATCTCAGGGATGACGAAAAGGACGAACTTATCGAAGCCATCCGGGTTATCAGCAGGAAGAACGCAATCGGTGTTGTCAGCAAAGGCAGGGGATCACTTCCCATCTCCCGCAAGAAGAACCTGAGCAATGTAGGTATCCTCATTCATTCACGCGATGGAAAGGATATTTCAGTCCACCCAAATGTGAAGAACAACAAATTAACGACCGCTGTCCAGTACCTGAACCTTATTCTCAATTCCTCCAGCGTGGAAGATGCTCTGGACTCAAACTACATTTCCGAAGATGACATCTCAAGGATGATCACCAGCCTTCCGGAACTCATCGAGCCCGGACTGATTTTCAAAGAGATCGAAGTGGAGGTTGATGGCGGCAGAATTGATGCAGTCTTTATCGATGAGCAGGGAAAGCACTTCTTGATAGAGATAGAGATCAACGCAAGGGACAATGCCATCGGCCAGGTGCAGAGGTTCAATCTGCCTTATGCTGAAAAGTACGGAGTTGATCCGGAGGATATACGACTGGGAATCGTCTGTGCGAGCATTGACAGCAGCAGGATGACGGCATGTCGTGGTGCTGGGATCGAGGTTTATTGTCTTTGTCTGAAGAAGATGGAATGA
- a CDS encoding Rossmann-like domain-containing protein translates to MENNSLMKMLLDQIRQELDGALDDIYVEDVRVGVVYSGVKITGGYGGIAATQPQSPQSNSAHCSTLPKAGDMTGKPASEIMEMVLSDNTLKAVVGVATLNALATMICDRNPEKYTFSDADVLDLIKPGDRVGMVGHFSPMIPRILKITDQLTVIEKKDIFDDRINVVREHEAAEVLSGSDVVIITASTLVNGTTEELISMKGNAREAVLLGPSAVMMPQPFYDKGFTAVMGTRINDTDTMLKVVSEAGGTKHLLKKCGEKFSFVK, encoded by the coding sequence ATGGAAAATAATTCATTAATGAAAATGCTACTTGATCAGATCAGGCAGGAACTCGACGGAGCACTTGATGATATCTACGTGGAAGATGTCAGGGTTGGTGTCGTCTACAGTGGCGTGAAGATCACAGGTGGTTACGGAGGAATTGCAGCCACACAGCCCCAATCACCGCAATCAAATTCAGCTCACTGTTCTACACTGCCAAAAGCAGGAGATATGACAGGAAAGCCTGCATCAGAAATCATGGAAATGGTACTCTCGGATAACACTCTCAAAGCTGTTGTCGGAGTGGCAACATTGAATGCATTGGCGACCATGATATGCGACCGCAATCCTGAGAAGTATACATTCTCCGATGCCGATGTACTTGACCTTATAAAACCAGGCGACAGAGTTGGAATGGTAGGCCATTTCAGCCCTATGATACCAAGGATACTTAAGATCACAGACCAGCTTACGGTTATCGAAAAGAAGGACATATTTGATGACCGAATAAATGTTGTTCGGGAGCACGAGGCTGCCGAAGTACTCTCTGGATCAGATGTTGTCATAATCACTGCCAGCACACTGGTGAACGGAACAACGGAAGAACTGATATCCATGAAGGGAAACGCACGTGAGGCCGTTCTTCTCGGTCCTTCTGCAGTGATGATGCCACAGCCATTCTATGATAAGGGATTCACTGCGGTGATGGGAACACGGATAAACGATACGGACACTATGCTAAAGGTCGTCAGCGAAGCAGGCGGCACGAAGCATTTGCTAAAAAAATGCGGTGAGAAGTTCTCGTTTGTGAAGTAA
- a CDS encoding nicotinate-nucleotide pyrophosphorylase: MTSFLDNGKRFEENSILFEAEGDLRTIFKLWRISQTFLSMTCAIATKTKMISDAAKAVNPDVIIATSRKTHPGFRKYELKAVRAGDGDHHRNSLSDSVLITQNHFNVVGTFGKLNSMRKIEIEPRTRDEVFEYAPIADVLLLDHYTPEELKEVAPELRKINPKLEIAVGGIEFKDIPAYAEAVDIVVTTAPYYAKPFDLTTKIDRV, translated from the coding sequence GTGACCTCATTTCTGGATAACGGAAAAAGATTTGAGGAAAATTCCATACTCTTCGAAGCAGAAGGCGACCTCAGGACTATCTTCAAACTCTGGAGAATATCACAGACTTTCCTTTCCATGACCTGTGCCATTGCAACAAAGACAAAAATGATCTCTGATGCTGCAAAGGCAGTGAACCCTGATGTTATAATTGCAACCAGCAGGAAGACACATCCAGGGTTCCGAAAGTACGAGCTTAAGGCCGTAAGAGCAGGAGATGGAGATCACCACCGCAACTCACTGAGCGATTCGGTCCTTATAACACAAAATCACTTTAACGTTGTCGGAACTTTTGGAAAACTCAACTCAATGAGGAAGATCGAGATCGAGCCAAGGACAAGGGATGAGGTCTTCGAATATGCCCCGATCGCGGATGTACTGCTTCTTGATCACTACACACCGGAAGAGCTAAAGGAAGTTGCTCCCGAGCTTCGCAAGATCAACCCCAAACTCGAGATCGCAGTTGGTGGCATCGAGTTCAAGGATATACCAGCATACGCAGAAGCTGTTGATATCGTCGTGACCACTGCACCGTATTATGCAAAGCCTTTTGACCTTACAACAAAGATAGACAGGGTCTGA
- a CDS encoding Nif3-like dinuclear metal center hexameric protein, whose product MELSEIVGILEEIAPPELAEEFDIGRIGLTLDLDNDIKRIAVALDPTEYVLERAAQIDADLLITHHTLIFHSVNLISKELAGLLKMALDNGISLYSMHTNYDRAEGGVNDVLARRLGLVDVKDVGMGRVGRIDECSADVFVNHVSKSLNTHLQYVGEKDSIKNVMVFGGSGFKDDFLDIARENNVDAYVSAELKHDVLRNYDDMLLVDATHYATENPAMEELCERLKNMLNIDVEFIDNDPFIGVI is encoded by the coding sequence ATGGAACTATCAGAAATAGTAGGAATACTGGAAGAGATCGCACCTCCCGAGCTTGCAGAGGAGTTCGATATTGGAAGGATCGGCCTGACCCTTGATCTGGACAATGATATCAAAAGGATCGCAGTTGCCCTTGATCCTACGGAATATGTATTGGAACGTGCAGCCCAGATCGATGCAGACCTGCTAATAACCCATCACACATTGATATTCCATTCTGTTAACCTAATCTCAAAAGAGCTTGCAGGTCTTCTGAAGATGGCTCTTGATAATGGAATTTCACTTTATTCCATGCACACAAACTATGACCGTGCCGAAGGTGGTGTCAATGATGTGCTGGCCCGTCGCCTTGGTCTTGTTGATGTGAAGGATGTTGGTATGGGCAGGGTCGGCAGGATCGATGAATGCTCTGCAGACGTTTTCGTGAACCATGTTTCAAAAAGCCTCAACACCCATCTGCAGTATGTGGGCGAGAAAGATTCCATAAAGAACGTGATGGTCTTTGGTGGAAGCGGATTCAAGGATGATTTCCTTGACATAGCAAGAGAGAACAATGTGGATGCCTATGTTTCTGCCGAGCTAAAGCATGATGTATTGCGCAATTACGATGACATGCTGCTTGTGGATGCAACGCATTATGCCACAGAGAACCCTGCAATGGAGGAGCTTTGTGAACGTCTCAAGAACATGCTTAACATCGATGTGGAATTCATTGACAACGATCCGTTTATCGGAGTGATATGA
- a CDS encoding tRNA (cytidine(56)-2'-O)-methyltransferase, whose product MPRVVILRLGHRPERDKRITTHVGLTARALGAEGMLLASNDKGIKNAIEDVAERWGGKFYVENDVSWKGEIKKWKEQGGKVCHLSMYGINLPDATEEIKGCEKLMIVVGAEKVPSEIYDLADWNVAVGNQPHSEVAAVALTMDRIAQEEPLKKEFGDAELTIVPMECGKRVIDNKKRE is encoded by the coding sequence ATGCCAAGAGTGGTAATACTCCGCCTGGGACACCGTCCTGAGAGAGACAAGAGAATAACAACTCACGTAGGACTGACCGCCCGGGCACTTGGTGCAGAGGGAATGCTCCTTGCATCCAACGATAAAGGCATCAAGAATGCTATCGAAGATGTAGCTGAGCGCTGGGGAGGAAAGTTTTATGTCGAGAACGATGTCAGCTGGAAGGGGGAGATCAAAAAATGGAAAGAACAGGGAGGCAAGGTCTGCCACCTTTCCATGTATGGCATAAATCTTCCAGATGCAACTGAGGAGATCAAAGGCTGCGAGAAATTAATGATCGTAGTTGGTGCTGAGAAAGTGCCTTCTGAAATATATGATCTGGCCGACTGGAACGTTGCTGTTGGAAACCAACCTCACTCAGAAGTAGCTGCAGTTGCCCTTACAATGGACAGGATCGCACAGGAAGAACCCCTCAAGAAGGAGTTCGGTGATGCGGAACTGACCATCGTACCGATGGAATGCGGAAAAAGAGTTATTGATAATAAGAAAAGAGAATAA
- a CDS encoding AMP phosphorylase translates to MQLKVQPIDIKVGKYKVILNTIDAKELGVNEGDRVRIKNHETLTAIVDFTEDMISPGMIGLYHEVKEAMQREWTETIEVFPAERPRSTYIIKKVMDGNKLTQEEVEILVKDIVEENLSEIELAAFLTSTYINDMTDDETEWLTRSMIDTGDKLEFDSQIIMDKHSIGGVPGNKISLLIVPIVAANGLIIPKTSSRAITGAGGTADLMEILAPVEFDADEIKKMTEEVGGVLVWGGATNIAPADDKLIKVEYPLSIDPHCQMLASIMAKKGAIGATHVVMDIPTGPGTKIKNVQEGRKLARDLINLGDRLGMDVDCALTYGASPVGRTIGPALEVIEALKVLENFDGPNSLIEKSASLAGMLLEMGGVAMKNQGYDLAIETLKNGKALEKFKQIIEVQGGNPNVTHKDISVGEFNKDIIAPTNGYILELDNKRLVQIARLAGAPNDKGAGLVLHKKQGEPIKEGEKILTIYAEKEAKMDTAFQSANTRPPFIAEGMLLERIQSFKEI, encoded by the coding sequence ATGCAACTAAAAGTACAACCTATTGATATCAAGGTCGGTAAATACAAAGTTATCCTGAATACCATCGATGCAAAGGAACTCGGCGTAAATGAAGGAGACCGTGTCCGAATAAAGAATCATGAAACACTTACTGCTATCGTGGATTTTACCGAAGATATGATTTCACCGGGAATGATCGGCCTTTACCATGAGGTAAAAGAGGCAATGCAAAGGGAATGGACCGAGACCATTGAGGTATTCCCTGCAGAAAGGCCAAGATCAACATATATAATCAAAAAGGTCATGGACGGCAACAAGCTTACTCAGGAAGAGGTCGAGATACTTGTGAAGGACATTGTAGAGGAAAACCTCAGTGAGATCGAGCTTGCAGCTTTCCTTACTTCAACATACATCAACGACATGACCGATGACGAGACCGAATGGCTTACGAGATCCATGATTGACACAGGAGATAAGCTTGAGTTCGACTCACAGATCATCATGGACAAGCATTCCATAGGCGGAGTACCCGGAAACAAGATCTCACTGCTGATCGTACCGATCGTTGCAGCTAACGGACTGATAATACCAAAGACCAGCTCAAGAGCCATAACAGGTGCCGGTGGAACTGCCGACCTGATGGAGATACTTGCACCGGTAGAGTTCGATGCGGATGAGATCAAGAAGATGACGGAAGAAGTAGGAGGAGTACTTGTTTGGGGAGGAGCAACGAACATTGCACCTGCTGATGACAAGCTCATTAAGGTCGAGTACCCGCTTTCCATTGACCCACACTGCCAGATGCTGGCTTCAATTATGGCTAAAAAAGGCGCCATTGGTGCGACCCACGTTGTCATGGACATACCCACCGGCCCCGGCACAAAGATAAAGAACGTCCAGGAAGGAAGAAAGCTTGCAAGGGACCTGATCAATCTTGGAGACAGGCTCGGAATGGATGTGGACTGTGCCCTGACCTACGGCGCATCACCGGTCGGGCGGACAATTGGTCCTGCCCTTGAGGTTATCGAGGCTCTGAAGGTCCTTGAGAACTTTGATGGTCCTAACAGTCTTATCGAAAAGAGTGCATCCCTTGCAGGAATGCTCCTCGAGATGGGCGGAGTGGCCATGAAGAACCAGGGATACGATCTTGCCATCGAGACCCTGAAGAACGGAAAAGCACTTGAAAAGTTCAAGCAGATCATCGAGGTACAGGGCGGAAACCCGAACGTTACTCACAAGGACATCTCTGTGGGCGAATTTAACAAAGACATCATTGCACCAACCAACGGATATATCCTGGAGCTTGACAACAAAAGGCTCGTTCAGATCGCAAGGCTTGCCGGGGCTCCAAATGACAAAGGAGCGGGACTTGTACTGCACAAAAAGCAGGGCGAACCGATCAAGGAAGGAGAAAAGATACTGACGATCTACGCTGAGAAAGAGGCAAAGATGGATACTGCTTTCCAGAGCGCAAATACAAGACCACCATTCATAGCAGAAGGAATGCTCCTGGAACGCATCCAGAGCTTCAAGGAGATATGA
- a CDS encoding type II/IV secretion system ATPase subunit — MVENLNPQSAEKEDELESVEEGIIDIVDIVEDDPLSEELLADDPDVLDDVLEVTSTDENDGGIDNDGDLETSSAEGDDESEEEGQLPEEIESLWEKTLKEISEEVVEEDEDVDEYEETPMFIFKKEPFHKRVISAFKPNEYEVEEYDLSIHGPLVDTTLDEESGYNEIEFFETNPPYCYVRVSYNPDLHEYQYQVIEPEFEEEELKLYRMIKERIAEVLHAHLKSMTRDVAEEYLRENVNKFLVDYRIRLTTLTREKIMYFIVRDYLGYGPIDAMMRDPLIEDISCDGPDTPVYIYHKTFESIPSNVIFPTDDDLDPLSIRLAQICGKHISIANPLLDATLPDGSRIQLTLGREITTRGSTFTIRRFNEDPITPTDLINYHTFSTAMLAYMWLAVDSSKSVIFSGGTASGKTSAMNAISIFIQPEMKIVSIEDTRELNLDHPNWIPGVTRESFSGESKGSIEMYELLRASLRQRPEYILVGEVRGAEAYVLFQAMSTGHTTFSTLHADSVQSLVHRLENPPINIPRIMIQALDIVSLQTQVKIGEDRVRRCKALTEIVGVDPRTGELLTNEVFSWNASKDLFQYSGRSYVIEGVMEARGWSEAQVREELQQRQDVIEWARSKNITNFKDFSKIVVAYKREPETLLKVIRQDLNG, encoded by the coding sequence ATGGTTGAAAATTTGAATCCTCAAAGTGCCGAGAAGGAAGACGAACTAGAGTCTGTGGAAGAAGGCATAATTGATATAGTAGATATAGTTGAAGATGATCCGCTTTCGGAAGAGCTTCTCGCAGACGATCCTGATGTTCTGGATGATGTTCTGGAAGTCACATCCACCGATGAAAATGATGGTGGAATTGACAATGATGGGGATCTTGAGACCTCTTCCGCAGAGGGAGATGATGAAAGTGAGGAAGAGGGTCAATTGCCAGAGGAGATCGAATCCCTGTGGGAAAAGACATTAAAAGAGATCTCAGAAGAAGTGGTGGAAGAGGATGAGGATGTCGATGAGTATGAAGAGACTCCGATGTTCATCTTCAAGAAAGAACCTTTCCACAAAAGGGTGATCAGTGCTTTTAAGCCAAATGAATATGAGGTGGAAGAATACGACCTGTCGATTCATGGTCCTCTCGTAGATACTACACTTGACGAGGAGTCTGGCTACAATGAGATCGAGTTCTTTGAGACCAATCCTCCTTATTGCTATGTCCGTGTTTCCTACAACCCTGATCTCCATGAATATCAATACCAGGTAATTGAGCCTGAGTTCGAAGAAGAAGAGCTCAAACTTTACAGGATGATTAAGGAGCGAATAGCTGAAGTTCTTCATGCACACCTGAAAAGTATGACACGAGATGTGGCAGAAGAATACTTGCGTGAGAACGTCAACAAATTCCTCGTTGATTACAGGATAAGGCTCACTACGCTTACTCGTGAAAAGATCATGTATTTCATCGTTCGTGATTATCTCGGATATGGTCCGATCGATGCCATGATGCGTGATCCTCTGATCGAGGATATCTCATGTGATGGTCCTGATACGCCGGTTTACATATACCACAAGACATTCGAATCCATTCCTTCGAATGTGATATTCCCAACGGATGATGATCTGGACCCACTGTCCATCAGACTCGCCCAGATATGCGGAAAACATATCTCCATAGCGAACCCATTGCTTGATGCGACATTGCCGGATGGTTCCCGTATCCAGCTGACGCTTGGAAGGGAGATCACTACAAGGGGTAGTACCTTTACCATACGAAGGTTCAACGAGGATCCGATAACACCTACGGACCTTATCAATTATCATACGTTCTCTACTGCAATGCTGGCATACATGTGGCTTGCAGTTGATTCCAGCAAAAGTGTTATTTTCTCAGGAGGTACTGCTTCAGGAAAGACCTCGGCTATGAACGCAATTTCCATATTCATCCAGCCGGAAATGAAGATCGTTTCCATTGAAGATACAAGGGAATTGAACCTTGATCACCCCAACTGGATCCCTGGTGTTACCCGTGAATCATTTAGTGGCGAGTCCAAGGGTTCCATTGAGATGTACGAACTTCTCAGGGCATCACTCAGGCAGCGTCCTGAATATATCCTTGTGGGTGAAGTAAGAGGTGCGGAAGCCTATGTACTTTTCCAGGCAATGTCAACAGGACACACAACGTTCTCCACATTGCATGCAGATTCTGTCCAGTCTCTTGTACACAGGCTTGAGAACCCACCTATCAATATACCAAGGATCATGATACAGGCACTTGACATTGTGTCCCTGCAGACCCAGGTAAAGATCGGGGAAGATAGGGTAAGGCGGTGCAAAGCGCTTACTGAGATCGTCGGTGTTGATCCAAGGACAGGTGAGCTGCTGACCAACGAGGTATTCTCATGGAATGCTTCAAAGGACCTGTTCCAGTACTCTGGTCGTTCCTATGTTATTGAGGGCGTAATGGAAGCGAGAGGCTGGAGTGAAGCTCAGGTAAGAGAGGAGTTACAACAGCGTCAGGATGTCATTGAGTGGGCACGCTCAAAGAACATCACGAACTTCAAGGACTTCTCTAAGATCGTGGTTGCGTACAAGCGTGAACCGGAAACATTACTGAAAGTTATAAGGCAGGATCTGAATGGATAA
- a CDS encoding type II secretion system F family protein, giving the protein MDNSYFSIAFAIFGKYYVNKRSKYFSLRQNLMKARINIGYDMYLSGVLLTAILTTILLSIMVNTLLAIIPIPDISGIALGFPVWTAKYAAYKLLAIRLIGGIGFAVLCFSSVYYFGMLYPNIVAGDRKRKIEQILPYGINYMSALSGAGVLPVDLFRSLAANEIYGEVAVEARYLVRDLEVLGDNLVTAMKNLATHTPSPMMQEFLQGAITVVTSGGDLEPYFKIKADQYLIDNRQKQKEFLETLGLMGETYVTAFVAGPLFLIVVISIVALMGGADMMFLYLMVYGLIPIGTLMFLVLISSMTPEE; this is encoded by the coding sequence ATGGATAATTCATACTTTAGCATCGCATTTGCCATTTTTGGCAAATACTATGTGAACAAAAGGTCTAAGTATTTTTCACTCAGGCAGAACCTGATGAAGGCCAGGATCAACATCGGATACGACATGTATCTCTCAGGTGTCCTCTTAACGGCTATCCTGACAACAATATTGTTGTCTATTATGGTCAATACCCTTCTGGCAATTATTCCGATTCCTGATATTTCCGGAATTGCACTCGGTTTTCCTGTGTGGACCGCAAAATATGCTGCTTACAAACTTCTTGCTATCCGCCTGATCGGTGGTATTGGATTTGCAGTTCTCTGTTTCAGCAGTGTATATTATTTTGGGATGTTATATCCCAATATTGTGGCAGGTGACAGGAAACGTAAGATCGAGCAGATCCTTCCATATGGTATCAACTACATGTCTGCCCTTTCAGGAGCAGGTGTCCTTCCAGTAGATCTGTTCCGTTCTCTTGCAGCCAATGAGATCTATGGTGAGGTTGCCGTGGAGGCAAGGTATCTCGTCCGTGATCTTGAGGTATTGGGTGATAATCTCGTGACTGCAATGAAAAATCTTGCAACACATACACCTTCCCCAATGATGCAGGAATTCCTGCAGGGTGCGATCACTGTTGTAACATCCGGTGGTGATCTGGAACCTTATTTCAAGATCAAGGCTGATCAGTATCTTATCGATAACAGGCAGAAGCAAAAGGAATTCCTTGAAACACTTGGCCTGATGGGTGAGACCTATGTTACTGCATTTGTCGCAGGTCCTCTTTTCCTGATTGTTGTAATATCCATCGTAGCACTGATGGGTGGAGCAGATATGATGTTCCTTTATCTGATGGTATATGGTCTGATCCCGATTGGAACTCTTATGTTCCTGGTTCTTATCAGTTCAATGACGCCGGAGGAGTGA